The genomic region aactcacattcttctatttataaagaaaaataaaagctccTGATTCtcatatttcatttattaattttttttatcatttattttattcacaaGCTACAATTATCTTCTTcaacttaatttctttattattcttatgttTGTCaaggattttattttctacgtacaatttatctttatcttcttttttggCTTTTTCTATGCTAGGttagttaaatttaaatcaatactctctctatataaaaagagtattttaaaaaacatttctcttttctaaatgtatttttttattttctaaaatcattttgatatatttttaagatttttatcaCATTctaatatagttttttttttcttacatagcacttttttttttattttgtaaagaTATTTccatattctttaatatattatctttttctcaATGATTTATTAAAACCTTCATCAATTTGTCCATATTCTCTCATTTGCTTTTAACAATGTAAATTTAGGTTgttagatattttttaatttctttcaaatattttattttaaaaaataatattttaacattttagtatatttcattattatctatataaataaattattaaaattatttattattatttttgtccGCCTCTAGTTATATTGTATTATATATGCCAATTCAATCCAATTAGTGACACTTAAAACgtttcaattaaataattctcTGTTTTGTTTTAGGTtgacctttctttttctttatatttaatccaaAGCCTAATAACAAAATGTTAAGGGaattgttaagaaaaaagaagaagaaagaacacTTAAAAATGAGAGCAGGAGTATTGTGCCTCGCCAAAGAATCATTAAAAAAAGACATGCgtttacataaaataaaagataaatttctcaattcactttaaaaaataatttattttttagtgacccttttgtttttttcttgaaGGCAAATAATTCTAGAATAGATATTAGAGTACAAAAGATTCTCCAAATTAGGTGGAGGATTAGAGATCCAATAATTGGACCTAAAAACAACTTACAGTTTTTGCCTATCCAATCAGTAACAAGATTAGCTTTTTTGCTAATATATCTAAACGAAGCTTCCTCAAAATCacttaacaaaaattttatatcataaataatggGGTTCAATTCCCATTCATAATCTCTAGAACTTTTGTACATGGCATTTATCACTCATTTAGCGtctgttttaaataaaacctTCCTCACACTAATGTTTGATGCTAGTGAGATAGCTTCCCTTAGAACATAAGCTTCCTCAACCACTACCTTTCCAGTCCTGAATCTAAAAGAATGACCATCTACTATCAGACCCTTCTCATTACGAAAATAATTGCTCCTCACGCAAAATCCTCCCATTCCTTTCAAGCCATATTTGAGTTGCACTTGTGGAAACCCACTAGAGTGGGAACTTATACGTTGTTAGATTGAGTTAAGGAACGCGTTTCAAGGCTCTGGTCTTCCTGTTGAGGGCGTATTACCTCATCTAAAGTTTTAATATCCTTTCTAATAAGGGCAACGGTGGACTGAGGCTTaagttctttcttttcaaagacTGCACAATTCCTGACCTTCCAAATGTTCCAACATGTGATAGCAATCTGTGATGTAGTTACCCTAGAGTCACTTCTCCCAAGTCCCTCATTCACCGCACTCCACCAATCACCAAAAGTTGTAAATCCCATTTTTAAGGATTGATAGCCCCAATGACTTAAGAACCACGTAGCTTTTGCATGCAGATAGAAGAATGCAAATGGGTCTTGGCCAAGTTTTTTCTTGTACATGTTATCCTTAATAGGTAAGGCATTAACCATTACTCTCCAAATAAAGTTTACTATCTTGGGCGGGGACTTAGAACTCCTAATGTATTTCCAGATCTTAGGTTGCACCATAGAAGATGAGTTTCTGTGAACCCTCTCGGCTTCTCCTTTCATTATACACACTCCATTAGGTGTGAAGTGCCATACCCATTGATTAGGTCTCCTCTTTCTTGTTATAGGAATCTTAAGAATTGCTCGAGCATCGTTAGGGCTGCATATGCTCTGAACCTTTCTCTCATTCCAGTATTGGCCATCATTTCTCATCAGGTCAGCCACCTTGTAAGTGTCATCCTTAGGTCCTCTTAATCCAAAAGACTGAAATTATCCAAAGAAAGGATCCAATTCTCTCCCCAGATACATGTACTCTTTCCATCACCTATATTTACCCTTAGACCCTCTTTCAATAGCTTCATTCCCTCCAACATACTAGTCCAAATCCATGATTGATTTCTCCTAGACTCAGGATTCAAAAATTCTCCATGAGGGAAATATAGGCACTTTAGCACTATGCCCAAGGTTTATCTTTATTATAGAGCAGTCGCCAGCATTGTTTGGCTAAACAAGCTTTGTTGAAATTCTCAAAATCTTTAAAACCCATATTACCAAATTCTTTCAGTAGAGTCATCTTACCCCAACTCTTCCAATGAATTTTCCTGTCCAAATTAGGACCATCCCACCAAAATCAAGCTAGAATACATTTGAgtttttgataaaaagaacTTTGGAAGTTTGAAATACCCCATTATATTACCAGGAATCGCTGTGAATTTGATCAAAATTTCTCTTCCTGCTTGGgacaaattttttttgttgccACCCTTAGGTCTTTTTAATAACCCTCTCTTCTATAAATCTAAGCGTTTGCCCTTTTGATTTTCCCCAGAGTACCAGGGCTCCCAAGTAAGAATCATTTGTGCTCATTTCCTGCATACTGAGAACTCTCAAAATATCCATTTTTTGCATTTTCGACATACCTTTACTGACATCACATGAGACTtctgaaaattaatattaagccTCAATGCTTCGCTAAACTGTTGAAGCACTTGTTTAAAACAGTCAGTCTCTTGCATTGAGGCCTTCATATACAATAGGGTATCGTTTGAAAATAAAGTGCTAAAAATAAGAGGGCAATACTGATTAAGCTTCAAACCATTCAAAGTTTTGTTCATCAATGCACTCTCTAGTAGACTAGTCAATGCTTCAGACACACATAGAAACAAGTAAGGCGACAACAGGTCACCTTGATGCACTTCCTGCGAAGGGGAAAACGAGGTAGATGGCATCCCATTAATCAACATTGAGTAACTGACATTGTTATACACTCCATAATCCTCTTCACCACTCATTCATGAAATCCCATTCTTCTCAAAACTATTTCTAGAAAGGACCAATGTATCTGATCATATGCCTTATAGAGATTTAGCTTAATCACCATATAGTGATTGTTTCCCTTACGTCTCGAATTTAGGTAGTGGAAAGCTTCATGTGCTAGGATTAGATTATCTTGAATAACTCGATTAGGCACAAAAGCATTCCGATTTGGAGAAATGATGTCATTCATTATGGGCTTCAACTTGTTTACTAGAATCTTGCTAATTActttatataagaaattagtGAGGCTTATGGGTCTGAATTAGGTAACTTTAATAGGGTGAGGGACTTTTGGTTTGAGGGTTATAAAGGTATAATTAAGCTCTTTTAGCATTAAACCCGACTCAAAGAACTGCTTAACTGCTCTGCATGCTTGGTTCCCCACTACCGCCCATTGGGATTGAAAGAATACCCAAGAGAACCCATCCGGGCCCGGGGCATTAAGCCCATCCagcttaaaaattaatttcataatctAGCACTAGTTTTATAAGAGTGAAATTAATTTCCTCAATCACCACAGGTTTCACCATCTCCGCCACTTGATCCTCCTCTATCCGCAGCTCGGAGGCATACAGTTTATTATAGAAATCCAGTATATGGCCCTCATATCTCTTTCATTCTCCAACCAACTCCTTTCATCATTCTTAAGTCGGACAATCTGATTCCTTTGGCTTCTACTTATTATAAAGGGATGGAAAAACTTGGAATTCTTATCTCATTCCTTCAGCCATTTAATGGGGATCGTAAAAGCTAGTGGATTTCCTTAACCTTCCAGACCTCATCCAGCCTTTTAACCAAATCGGCTTCTTGACTATGACTTAGATCAGTCTAAGGCATTGCTCCAATCCTCTCAATTTCACTAATCAGTtcggttgtaaatttttttgaaagacCGTTCTATCCCAACTCATCAATGCCTTTTTGCAAGCTTGTAATTTCCTATAGGTTCTAAAGACCTGAGACCCATGATCTTCCTTTTTCTAAGATCCGACAATCAAATCACTACAATCAGGATTGAGCAACCACTTACCCTCGAAACGAAAAACTCATCTATACCTCTTGGCTTGTACGTAAAAGTCTAGAATCAAGGGCTGATGATTTGACCCGATGAGTGCCTCATGTATGACTAAAGCTTTATTAAATAGATGCTTCCACTTAGGGTTCACCAACACTTTATTTAAACATGCATCCACAGCCTCACTACCCACCCTATTATTAGACCAAGTTAGAGACAGTCCCTTGAAAGCAACCTCCATTAATAGATTACCATCCATAAAATCATGGTACTAGTGAAATAAACGGTTGTAAATCGGGATCCCTCCAATCTTGTCAGTCAAAGAGGACACCATATTAAAGTCACATGCACATAACCATGGGCCATCATCCTGAGGCTTTAACTGACCAATCTCATCCCATATAGAATTCTTGAATCTCATATCTGAATCCCTAAACAAAAACGTTACCAACCAAGTACCCTCTATCATCGTACATTTTCGTGTATATGAAATGACGACAACTATCCAACACCTCTACCATAATATCTGCTCCCCACCACAAGGCCAACCCTCCCCTAAAACCCCTAGGCTCAACATAGAAAGTATTCATAAAACCTAACCTTCTTCTTTAAACTTCAAGcacattaattctatttttggtTTCTGAAAGGAAAACCAAATCTTTAGATGTCAAAAACCTTTATAGACCAAACATCTATTTTGGATGCACAACTTGGTAACAAAGGAATCACCTTATAATCTACAATGTGTCAACTAGCTTAGCTTAATTTCTAGACTCTCTTGGTATTGAATTAGATCATTGAATCTGAGCAGGACATGATCAAAGGGCCATCTACTGCTTCCCCATTTTACATGTCAAATACAATGGCTTATAGCTTATAATTGTGTGAAAAGATTGCATCGTCCTTcttgtaatttattaaaactaacGAAGTTACTGTACTAATCTTCCCAGTAATATCTTGTATAATTCTGGGAGCTTGCACCAAATCTTTACTTGAGGATGGTTGCTAATGCTAGCGCtagcatattaaaacataaatgTAGAAGCACAATGTACTGTTTTAGTCTCTCGGCGAGGAGGCACAAAAAGCATTAGAATGCCCAAGCATTGTTGACTTGCATAAAGACTCATGTGGGATCGAGTTTTCAGACGCTTTCCTTTGTTTCCTCAAAAGTATTGGTGAAGAGAAGGTATGCTTAATGGACTGTTTATGATTGTCCTTCTCATTTGTTGAAGAGAAGGGTTGTTTGAGTAAGAGAACATAATTTAGGAGATTTAAGTTTTGAGTATGAAAGGAATATCAATCAAAGAGATGCAGGTGGTGAGGTGCTATAACAATctatcttataaattttattcgaataaaaatttgtatatttagaattaaaatttgcaatttaaCTCTATAGTTCactatcattttatttaccaaattattttatataataataataataataataagactcATGTGGGAGGGAAAAGGAACACCCAAAACCTCAGCAGCTTAATACATTTACGAAAAAAACGCAGCAACTATCTCTCCAGTAAGCCGAATGGCCATGTCTTTCACTGCAGCTGCTTCTTCACCATCTCACCTACTTGTCCAATCCCAATATCCCAAAGTACCCTTTCCTTTTATGCCCACGCCCATTTCATCCCgaaattttttccttttgtacAAACAAAGAGGGAGACGGATTCATGTTGCCGCTGTTAAGAGCAATTCTAGCTCCGGCGAGAAATCAAgcgataaagaaaagaaaatagtggaagaagaagaagaagaagaggtgGAGGAGGAATTGGGATGGATTCAAGAGAAAGCGTTGGACCTAGTGGAGTTCACTGGGTCAGTCACTCAAGCGATTCCTGGTCCCAGAGTTGGCCAGAGCTCCTTGCCTTGGATTCTTGCTCTTCCTTTAGGTTATCTTGGTATTACCTTTGTTATTGCCTTTGTTAAGACTGTTAAAAAGTATTCTTCTCCAAGAGACAAGCGCAAGAGACTGGtctgttttattatttttatgttctctttttttcttttctctgtaATTCATATCTATCCTTTATTTGAAGGAGCTTCTGAATTTCCATACTCTTCAGGTCAATAAAAATGCTATGCTCTGCAAATCCATTGACGAGCTCTTTCACCAAGGAGGAGATGCATTGCACCATTCTGCCCTCAAGGAATTGGAGAAAAAGGTGAGCCTTAACATTACACATACTCTTCTCTGTTAGAGATTTTAGAatcataaaacaataaaagcgGAAGTCCAAGAACATACCTTCAGCCGTAGCAATCAAATTCTGAAATTAGAGAGCTAATAAAATGCTAGAAGATTAGACATAGTCGCTAGCCTTTCCAAGACTTTATGCCCGTGGAAATTCACAGACTCTTGAAGATTAGTGACCTTTTTTTTgtgttaaattttttcttgatGCCTGTCCATAAAAAACGACTTCTAATAAGATATGGGGAGTTAATTAACTTCCAAACGAACTGTTCTCACTTCTTTAGGACAAAGTAGGTTTGAACTTAAATTTAGATGGGCCacaaattgtatttatttatttatttattaaaatgaataaaaattccaATATTCTCCCACTTGGCCATACATGACttaatatgtattaataaatttaatacgTGAAGAAAATTCCCTAAATCCTTACACTCAAGTAGTTTAAATTACATGGATCATAGCGGCAAGTCTTCTGACAGCGAGTATTACCTTCTATGTATTATAGTGTAATCTTCTGCGTTAAATGAGAACAATATATGAGACATACCTTTATGAATAAGCTTCCTCATGCTTATTCCAGGTCAACTTCATATTTAAACATGTATTTGTctccttttaatatttatgcaTACAATCTCAAATCAAGAAGACAATGAATTAATTGGAGTTTTCATATCGACCAAAGTATTATACAAACACCAAATGTATCTCCATTACGAGGAATTTACAAAATAGAGCCGGAGTCCAATACATTCGACCACGCTCTGTATTAGCCTTGGGTGCCAATCCTTTCGTCAAAGAATCTACAATCATCAATCTAGTACTTATGTTCTCAATACTCACCTTGTTAGACTTAACATGTTCTCTAATTGCTAAATCCTTAAAGTCGATGTGCTTATGCTGTGCTATATGAAACCATACTCTTTACCTCCTTGTCCTCCTATATAATCACCCCCAcatctcttttctctttcataCAAGACCACCCTAACCAGTAACCGAACTCCACTTCTTTTCCTCcaaaatatacactttgataATGTCTTTGTTCTCCATATCTAAAGCCATTACCGTCTCTTGCTGCAACGATGGTGGATGTTATTTTGCACGACCACCTTTCATTGAAGGTGAtggagatgatgatgatggtgatTATGACTATGCTCCACAAAACTGTTTCCACTTCTTTAGGGAAATGTGGgtttgaatttaaattcaaatggGCCGCTAACTGTATTTGTTTACTTACTAAATAAAATCCCAACATTCTCAACCTTATATTCAATTgttataattcttaatttctGTCCGTTCCTTTCAATTATTTCTcatgaattaatttttcttttcttcatctttCAACTAAGTTGCTTACTTAATTGAGTGACTCAAAGCAAATGGACTCTGTCATCGTCATCTTGTTATTCGCCCTGGTTTCATATATACATGGAAGAATTAGTTAGTTTATTTTCCAGGAACAACCATTGGGTTTTGATGGCAACTTCTAATTCCTATCCAGACAGGTTTTAGCATGGAGGATATTTTCCGCAAGTACATTCGTTATGCTTTGAATGAAAAACCCTTTAATCCAGATCTGGTTGCCAACTTAATCCAGCTTAGGAAAGCATCATTGTTGGAGGACTCCCGGGTTGCTGAAATCTTGAATGACATTTCAAGGCGGATTGTCAAGGAAAAGGTAAAAAGTTCTCGATTTCCTCAGTATACCATATTTTTAAGTAGATAGGATCATGATTCACAGACAACCTTCTGTCAAGTTGGTCCTGTTTACTAGCATTAGTGCTTAGTACAAAAAGATATGAAAGAACGTTCGAAGAAACCTTTCACCTATATGTCTCTAGCTTGCTCTTGTGATACATGTACATTCTCAATAAGCTGTATAGGACACGTCTGAAGTCATCATTGTGATATTACTGATCAGTTTTTCTACCCTATCTCTCGCATATTTAGAAATCTTCAAGAACTTTTGTCTTTTGGATGGTTAGTAAGCTGAAGGTTGATAAAGTTGGGTgacattttaataaatattggGTCTACATGAATGttcaaagaattataaaagagACATCTATAGCAGCTGAGAGTTCTCCTTGCTTTGTTGTTTGTCTTCAATAGTGTTTCCAAGTGATTTTGCAATTTGGGGATGGAGAGGATTAGTTTGGGGGGATAGTAGCCGCTGGATTGATTATGGtctttttcaatttgttcAGGATATTACTGCTCTATTACGATGACAAAACCATATGAAGGACAAATTACAATATAACAGTATCAGTTGTGATATCAAATTGTGACTTCTTGTTGTTGCCCAGGTCCTGTAGTCATGGAAATGGCTGGGTATACTGAAAAAGGATTTAAGAGAAAGCTTGCTGTGCAGACCCTTTTCGGCAAGGTGTATTATTTGTCTGAGGTAAATGACTGAACAATGAAATTGATAATCTTTTGCTGGCTCATGTTTTTGTTTCGGATTTTCTTGATTTGCATACATATAGTCCAAAATTTCAGGTCTGCTGGATCGTGAAACTTTTAAGAACGAGAATAATTTAGTTAATGTACTCTTTTCCAATAGTGTAAGACCTTATACTGGTGGTCAATAATTGATATCTACTAGGAATTCAGAGATGGatgttgttcttttttttttttttttttttgataaagcCAAAGAAGAACAACTGGTTAACAACAAACAGAAATTGCTGCAAGAACAATAACTGAGACTGCCCATCTGTCTAGAATACTATTGCTTTGCTGTACATTATCTCTATAAGTCATGAACCTGTACAAAATTGCTTCATGGATTCTAAACAGATATGAGTGTAGACATGGCTGGGTTTTAACCAAGAGATGGATGTTGTTTCTAACTTATTGACCTCAAATTATCTTAGatcttaatttgataatattttgtGATTCATGTCTAACATGGCGTATTCCGATCTTTTCTTGGGGGTTGCTGCATTTATTAGCATGATATCTCGAATACTATTACTTTGCTGtacattaaataaatgtacGTATAACTCATGAGTGTAATACAAAATTTCTTCACGGATTCCAAACAGAGCTGAATTTGAACATGGATGGACTGAGAGATGGACCTCAGATTATCTTACATCTTAAGTTGATAATATCATGTGATTCATGCCTAACATTTGGTGTTCCAGTGTTTTATTGGGGGTTGAAATAGCTGCATTTATTACCACGATATGTAGAATCTGTTTgtaaattgatttcatttgTTACTTTGGGCTGTTGAGCTCGGTGCTTGTCAGTTCTTCCATTCTTGTACGGTATATTGATATTTGTTTTACAATTTTGGCCAGCTGCCAGAGTTCTGTTCGAGGGATAGCTCCTTGGTTGTCAAGGAGATATTTGGGGCTACAGAGTATGTTGTTTATGCATTTGGTTCTGGATAATGAAAGGAAttgaaattgatgaaaattggtTTACTGAAGCATTTTGTTCACTATCATTTATTgcctttctcatcttcttcccCCCAAACAGTGAAGATGCTGACAAACTTCGGCTGCACACTCTTTCTGAAGCTGGTGATATGGGTTCACTTGAGAAGATGGTTGATGGTTCAGATTCAGATGAGCACTCATCTACTGCtccttgaatttatataatggAGGTCTTGGTGCAGAGAATTGAAGAGAGAATCAGAAgggatttttgtttttgaataCCAGAAGTTGTAACAGGAGTGATTTACAGAACATTGTAAAcgcttttaataattttgtccAGAGTAGCTAGAAATGCAGACTGCTTACTTAGGCGACAGAATGCTGATAGCAGACATGTTTAGCTTGAGAAGTTGATGCGTAATATTGTTTAGCTTGAAGCATAGCCAGAAATGGCTACTTAATAGTTAATACCAGTTAGTTTGATGTCCAAGGACAGATCGAGGGGGGCAATAGAACAGGAGCAATGCTTTTGATCATGGAagatttgagaaagaagaggCAGTTCGATTGGGATTATTGTAGTAATGTTTGCTTGGATTTGAACACAATCGAATGAAGGCATTGGCATTGTGTGGTTGGATTTGAACACAATCAAATCAAGGCATAGGCATTGTGTGTTCAAGGATTGCAATAATTTTCAACTATTATTAGTAGTTAGGTGTGATTTATAAAAGGGAACTTATTGCAGTTTGTGTATACTTTGAGACTACGCCAACCCAATACAATTCCAAAGTGCCGCCCCggaattgatttattattaattcacGCAAGCAAATTAACTCGggaaaaatcacaaaactcgTTAATATAAGACTCGGTGGTGACAAACTAATTAGTATTTGGTTCCAGCATAGcacactattattattattatcccCCTATCCATTGCCAAAAGAAGAGCAAACTTTCATAATCATCATCACGGAAGGGTATATTTGGAGAAAAAAATAGCAAAGCcaagcagaagaagaagaagaaagagagggATGTCAGGTGTAATTTCGGGAAATGATGAAGGGCAGATGGAGAAAGTGCCACCGTTCCCCGtttgtatataaattaaaaatgatatgatatgagaagaaaaccagatattatattatcaattGCAAAAACTATAAGGAAACAAGAATCCCCCATTTCTCTCATTGGATTTCTATTTCCCTATTTGGGGcttctctctgtctctctctctatctctggGTAATGCTATCTGGTAACATTTCCTctccctttcttttctcttctattttattttcagttaCCAATCTTTCTTTCATGTGCATagatttttgttctttttgatcaattctttttttttttctttttttttatttattatttaataactatCAATCATTCATTCACTGCTTCTTTACTTTACTTTACTTTGAAACGATTCAACTTTCCTATTACGATTATCCATCGAATCAATCTTTTGTTACCTAATAACTACCCAATTgttttgcttcttcttttacttctcAATCCATTACTGCATCAACTATTTTCTTTCCCTCtatttttacttctttttatttttattttttacttttttttgtcaatttttttttaaatcatttccTTAATTCACCTTATTCTTTACCACCCAAGTTTTCACAATTAGATAGTCtgaaattaattgattttactGGTTAGATTTTCTGATGCTGCTATCTACttcttcatttttctcctACTTCTTTTTGGAACCTTCTCTTTATTTCTGATGCCCCTATCAGTTTCTTGATCTTTccaacttcttcttttcacAATGTTCTCTTAATTGCTGATGCTGGTATCCATTTCTTGACTTTTCAACTTCTTTTTAGAATGTTCCTTTAAATGCTGATGCTGATTTCTTCTACTGCTCTATTCTTTATTTGGTCATGCTACTAGTTTATTGTTCATGACCATTCCTTTTTGGAATACACATTGTTCTTTAATCCATTTTTAGGCcttttaaatttcatgtttTCGCTGCTTGGTTTCTTACTTATCTCTATCTTGTGAATCTATTCCCTCTGGCTGTCATTGTATATATttccatttcttctttttttttttttttccttttctccaGGATGCTTCTAGGATCATGATTTTTTTCCCTCTCATACGTGATTCGCACTTCTCTTGTAGAGTATATATGGGCTGACTTGTACATTTCATGGGAGTTGTAGAGGATAATGAGCCGCCTTTGAAACGTGTCAAGCTGCCCGTAGGAGAAGTCAGAACCTTTTTGGACCACTCATCTGTTACAGGACCTGTATCTTGCTCTTTGGGAGACTTGATGGCCAGGCCTCTAAACTCCCAAGGAGATGGAGAAACAGTTGGTTCAAGAGGAGTCATTAAAAGATTGGAATTCGTCAAAATCATAACCAGGGCATTGTACTTACTTCCTTACATCCTCTAACTAGGTGCCCTAGCTTCCCACAACAGAAACAATAATCGGGTAATCTTTCATACCTAAAGCTAAACCAGCTTTTAGGTTTTTCTTGCCTTTTGTTGTTAAAACCCACCAGAAGAGGCTTCTCCACATGTATTCTTGCTTTGATTCGTAGAAAAGACCATTCTGGTTAGCACACTCATCCTTATCAACATCCTCCAAACCCATTGAGTAGGGCTGCAATACTTTCGGGATTCACCACGTTCAGTTGTCTAGGAGGTAGCCCTACAAGCTGAACCCAAAAGAATGTGGTATCCAGATCTATATTCTGCTACACTTCGTCTGGCGGCCACTCTTTTAGCACAATATGAGCATTCGCTGTGGACCAAGGACCCTCTCGTAGCACAGTACTCAGCTCCTCTTCCTTCTTGAAAATGAAGATGTAAACACTAtgcttttctttgtttatggTAAATGAAACCTGTGGGCCCCAGGAGGTTTTAAGACTGTCCTTCACCGTATTCATGGTGATATTCCTATCAGTAATTACTCTCCCAACCGCCTTAAACTTATTGTCTTCCATTTTCACATCATGATCAGTTAATGCAAGGCTTGGTCCTTCACATAGAACACCATCTATACCGTTAAAAGTTGCCATGTCCAAGCTCTCACTTTCTATAGTATTATACAAGGTTAACACTAGAATGTACAGATTGATTAAACAAAGGGTAGAGGTTTTGAAAAGATATAGAGACACAGGGGATTTCAGAAATGTAGAGAGGGTTAGAGGTAtgtaaaagaagagaggagagaCAAAAGATAGGAGAAATGGAGAGAACTAAATCCAGATGCTCCAGCTAGAGACGATAGAGACAAGACTTCTCGAGGGAATTTCTCCTACAGAGGAAAAGACTAATAAAATTTCAGGTGCCTAATAACCTTTTTGTTAgctataaatgaatttttattagaaataggACCTAACTTCATAATATGTCCGTACActgttttttaaaaataataataaggatGGGCTACAGAGAGAGGTGGGCCTAGCTTATCTAAGCCCAAGTCAATCAATTTGTCTTCTATGTCAACATTAATTGCTTTCATTTAcagaattagaaaaaagaaaaaga from Ricinus communis isolate WT05 ecotype wild-type chromosome 9, ASM1957865v1, whole genome shotgun sequence harbors:
- the LOC8260745 gene encoding uncharacterized protein LOC8260745, which encodes MAMSFTAAASSPSHLLVQSQYPKVPFPFMPTPISSRNFFLLYKQRGRRIHVAAVKSNSSSGEKSSDKEKKIVEEEEEEEVEEELGWIQEKALDLVEFTGSVTQAIPGPRVGQSSLPWILALPLGYLGITFVIAFVKTVKKYSSPRDKRKRLVNKNAMLCKSIDELFHQGGDALHHSALKELEKKTGFSMEDIFRKYIRYALNEKPFNPDLVANLIQLRKASLLEDSRVAEILNDISRRIVKEKGPVVMEMAGYTEKGFKRKLAVQTLFGKVYYLSELPEFCSRDSSLVVKEIFGATDEDADKLRLHTLSEAGDMGSLEKMVDGSDSDEHSSTAP